Proteins from a single region of Thalassophryne amazonica chromosome 22, fThaAma1.1, whole genome shotgun sequence:
- the LOC117504316 gene encoding LOW QUALITY PROTEIN: E3 ubiquitin-protein ligase TRIM39-like (The sequence of the model RefSeq protein was modified relative to this genomic sequence to represent the inferred CDS: inserted 1 base in 1 codon) yields the protein MASASSFQSEGQLVCSVCQDVATEPVVXCKTCLIRYVYNSGLIQCPLCHNPLDIQLDSTGFRDILEHSGNMSVRDGGGIPAKPGEVSCNICLPPKPKAMKTCLVCLSSYCQLHLQPHQKGASLKKHMLIDPVANLEDKVCKKHNNMFEFFCRHDQVCVCFMCINEDHVTHETVPLKDEINERKVQLETKISEAKEMQKDTSCSMKNLKCSVEESTKQTEKEIGDITEAFASLVECRQRKQAELIQSIQEKQNEAEKEAEDLIKELEKEITAIKRRRYQMENLLHTGDDFDILQWESTISQIDSTPLLSKVKGYQVYVCTGKVKNAVAQMKNSISYELEKLTEEVKSGGGLEAAESTVNNMQLWNPPLDKLMMIQQYDEVDVTLDTYTANSNLIVSRDRKEVSFSQSTQWVLPYNTRFLYAPLVMGKEGFSSGRFYFEVRINEATSWTVGIVRESFSRDIGYTVLPSPESGGWAMSYSLLRDEYTFGNGHVLYLRHKPQKIGVFVDYKKAEVSFYDVDARAIMHSFTDCTFLEPMPALKSLFYSFTGMSSSNRVKLHPVFGIFQGEGSLTITPVSQESIEHRHS from the exons ATGGCCTCAGCCAGTAGCTTCCAGTCTGAAGGACAGCTTGTGTGTTCAGTCTGCCAAGATGTAGCCACTGAACCTGTGG ACTGCAAAACCTGTCTCATCCGGTATGTGTACAACAGTGGCCTGATTCAGTGTCCTCTCTGTCACAACCCACTTGACATACAACTGGACAGCACCGGCTTTAGAGATATTTTGGAGCATTCTGGCAACATGAGTGTAAGAGATGGCGGTGGGATACCTGCCAAACCGGGTGAGGTTTCTTGCAACATCTGTCTTCCACCTAAGCCCAAGGCCATGAAGACATGCTTGGTGTGTTTGTCCTCTTACTGCCAGCTTCACCTGCAGCCACATCAAAAAGGTGCCTCCTTAAAGAAGCACATGCTCATCGATCCTGTGGCAAACCTGGAGGATAAAGTGTGCAAAAAGCATAACAACATGTTCGAGTTCTTCTGTCGGCACGACCAGGTGTGTGTCTGTTTCATGTGCATAAATGAAGACCATGTGACACATGAAACCGTCCCTTTAAAGGACGAAATCAATGAGAGGAAAGTCCAGTTGGAGACAAAAATCTCTGAGGCAAAAGAGATGCAAAAAGACACATCCTGCAGTATGAAGAACCTCAAGTGTTCTGTTGAAGAGAGCACGAAACAGACGGAGAAGGAGATAGGAGACATCACTGAGGCGTTTGCTTCTCTGGTGGAATGCCGCCAAAGAAAACAGGCCGAGCTGATTCAATCGATCCAAGAGAAGCAGAACGAAGCAGAGAAAGAGGCTGAAGATCTCATCAAAGAGCTGGAGAAGGAAATTACTGCAATCAAGAGGAGAAGATACCAGATGGAGAATCTCCTGCATACCGGCGACGACTTCGACATCCTGCAGTGGGAGTCCACCATCAGCCAGATCGACTCCACCCCTCTGTTGTCCAAAGTTAAAGGATATCAGGTTTATGTGTGCACGGGGAAGGTGAAGAACGCAGTGGCTCAGATGAAAAATTCCATCAGTTATGAATTGGAGAAGCTCACTGAAGAGGTGAAGAGTGGCGGCGGCCTTGAGGCTGCCGAATCGACTGTCAACAACATGCAGCTTTGGAATCCACCTCTGGACAAGCTGATGATGATCCAGCAGTATGATGAGGTGGATGTGACTCTGGACACATACACAGCAAATTCTAACTTAATAGTGTCTCGGGACAGGAAAGAAGTGTCTTTTAGTCAAAGCACACAGTGGGTGCTTCCGTATAACACAAGATTTCTATATGCACCCCTCGTCATGGGGAAAGAAGGCTTTTCCTCTGGTAGGTTCTACTTCGAAGTTCGGATCAATGAAGCCACATCTTGGACTGTGGGAATTGTCAGAGAGTCTTTTAGTAGAGACATAGGTTATACTGTATTACCCTCCCCTGAGAGTGGAGGCTGGGCAATGTCATACAGTCTACTCAGGGACGAATATACATTTGGTAATGGACATGTCCTATATCTGAGACACAAGCCCCAGAAGATCGGTGTGTTTGTCGACTATAAGAAGGCCGAGGTCTCCTTCTATGATGTTGATGCCAGGGCAATCATGCATTCTTTCACAGATTGCACCTTCTTAGAGCCCATGCCAGCACTAAAGTCACTCTTCTATTCTTTCACTGGCATGTCCTCAAGTAACAGAGTGAAGCTCCACCCTGTTTTTGGCATCTTTCAAGGTGAGGGTTCACTCACAATCACTCCTGTAAGCCAGGAAAGTATTGAGCACAGGCATAGCTAG